A DNA window from Zingiber officinale cultivar Zhangliang chromosome 3A, Zo_v1.1, whole genome shotgun sequence contains the following coding sequences:
- the LOC122051531 gene encoding alpha carbonic anhydrase 7-like gives MATHRIEFFAVSALLLFLQSPLASSQEVDHEDEFSYERGSEIGPNHWGEIHEEWAACGHGRLQSPIDLTDSRVRILPHLGRLRRSYRPAAAVLKNRGHDIMLQWEEDAGNLQIDGKDYDLKQLHWHSPSEHTINGRRFSLELHMVHQSADNSTAVVGILYTIGRHDPFLSNIERQIQMIADKHEAEEAVGMVDPRHIRRGSRKYYRYMGSLTTPPCTEGVVWSIVKKVRTVTREQVDLLRQAVHDDSEMNARPIQQINDRMIGFYRPLPNNYA, from the exons ATGGCGACTCATCGCATCGAGTTCTTCGCCGTTTCTGCCCTACTGCTCTTCTTGCAATCTCCCCTTGCTTCATCTCAAGAAGTCG ATCACGAGGATGAGTTCAGCTACGAGCGAGGCAGCGAGATCGGGCCGAATCACTGGGGCGAGATCCACGAGGAGTGGGCCGCCTGCGGCCATGGCCGGTTGCAGTCGCCCATCGATCTCACCGACAGTCGGGTACGGATCCTCCCCCATCTCGGCCGCCTCCGCCGCTCCTACCGCCCCGCCGCCGCCGTCCTCAAAAACCGCGGACACGACATCATG CTCCAATGGGAAGAGGACGCCGGGAATCTGCAGATCGACGGAAAGGACTACGATCTGAAGCAGCTGCATTGGCACTCGCCGTCCGAGCACACCATCAACGGACGCAG ATTCTCTCTGGAACTCCATATGGTTCATCAGAGCGCCGACAACAGCACCGCCGTGGTCGGCATTCTCTACACCATCGGCCGCCATGATCCCTTCCTTTCCAAC ATAGAGAGACAGATCCAGATGATTGCAGACAAGCATGAAGCAGAGGAAGCAGTGGGCATGGTGGATCCGAGGCACATCAGGAGGGGAAGCCGGAAGTATTACAGGTACATGGGATCTTTGACTACTCCCCCTTGCACGGAAGGTGTGGTCTGGAGCATCGTCAAGAAG GTGAGGACAGTGACAAGGGAGCAAGTGGACCTTCTCAGACAAGCTGTTCATGAT GATTCCGAGATGAATGCGAGGCCGATTCAGCAGATCAATGATAGGATGATCGGTTTCTATCGTCCCCTTCCAAATAATTATGCATGA